In Paenibacillus sp. BIC5C1, a genomic segment contains:
- the rhaA gene encoding L-rhamnose isomerase: MENQVKQAYEAAKSLYAQHGIDTDEVLKKLAEIKVSVHCWQGDDVKGFLNKDGELTGGISVTGQYPGAATTPAELRADLEQAFSMIPGKHKVNLHAIYADTDEQVELDRIEPKHYENWVKWAKEQGLGLDFNPTCFSHEKSSDGFTLSHSDPAIRKFWIDHCKASRRIGAYFGEQLGQTCVTNVWVPDGFKDNPVDRMTPRKRLKDSLDEVFAEKLDPKYHLDAVESKLFGLGSEAYVVGSHEFYMGYGLQNDTLICLDAGHFHPTEVISNKLSSLALFTNGILLHVSRPMRWDSDHVVIMDDELLEIARELVRHDLLPTTHIGLDFFDGSINRVAAWVVGTRNTIKALLRAMLEPVDALKSAELEGDYTLRLALTEEFKSYPFGAIWDYYCAKQQVPVREQWIAEIKTYEQEVLLQRDKSFV, from the coding sequence ATGGAAAATCAGGTCAAGCAAGCATATGAAGCAGCCAAATCATTATATGCCCAGCATGGAATTGATACGGATGAAGTGCTGAAGAAGCTCGCAGAGATCAAAGTGTCTGTTCACTGTTGGCAAGGGGACGATGTGAAAGGTTTTCTGAATAAAGACGGGGAACTTACGGGCGGAATATCCGTTACAGGTCAATATCCAGGGGCTGCAACGACACCAGCAGAGCTTCGGGCAGATCTGGAGCAAGCCTTCTCTATGATTCCTGGCAAACATAAGGTCAATTTGCATGCAATCTATGCGGATACGGACGAACAAGTGGAGCTGGACCGGATTGAGCCGAAGCATTATGAGAACTGGGTGAAATGGGCCAAAGAACAAGGGCTTGGTCTGGATTTCAATCCAACCTGCTTTTCGCATGAAAAATCAAGTGACGGCTTCACGCTAAGTCATTCCGATCCGGCGATTCGCAAGTTCTGGATAGATCACTGCAAAGCATCCCGCCGCATTGGCGCATACTTTGGTGAGCAATTGGGTCAGACCTGTGTAACCAATGTGTGGGTACCGGACGGGTTCAAAGATAATCCGGTCGATCGGATGACACCGCGGAAGCGGCTGAAAGATTCACTGGATGAGGTATTTGCCGAGAAGCTTGATCCGAAGTATCATCTGGATGCGGTCGAGAGTAAACTGTTTGGCCTCGGTTCCGAAGCGTATGTCGTTGGTTCTCATGAATTCTATATGGGCTATGGACTTCAAAATGATACGTTAATCTGTCTCGATGCCGGACATTTTCACCCAACAGAAGTCATCTCGAACAAACTGTCTTCACTTGCCCTGTTTACTAACGGCATTCTGCTGCATGTCAGCCGTCCAATGCGTTGGGACAGTGACCATGTTGTCATTATGGATGATGAGCTGCTGGAAATTGCCCGCGAATTGGTACGTCATGATCTGCTACCAACGACACATATCGGACTTGATTTCTTTGATGGAAGCATCAACCGGGTTGCTGCGTGGGTAGTTGGCACACGCAACACGATTAAAGCTTTACTGCGTGCGATGCTGGAACCTGTGGATGCTCTGAAATCAGCGGAACTGGAAGGGGATTACACCCTCCGCCTTGCTTTGACGGAAGAATTCAAGTCCTATCCTTTCGGCGCGATCTGGGATTATTATTGTGCCAAACAGCAAGTACCTGTACGCGAACAGTGGATTGCTGAGATCAAAACCTATGAGCAGGAAGTTTTGCTTCAACGAGATAAATCTTTCGTATAG
- a CDS encoding ribonuclease J has protein sequence MNLAHNKLYIAALGGLNEIGKNMYLIQYNQDIIVIDCGSKFPDETLPGIDLIIPDVTYLLENQDKVRALVVTHGHEDHIGGIPYLLKQINIPVYASRLTRGLIELKLKEHGLLRKADLHTVDSKSSITLGGVQVSFFATSHSIPDCLGIFFQTPGGNVVHTGDFKFDMSPVNGPYPDLHRMAEIGKQGVHVLLSESTNAERPGFTPSERVVGDHILDAFIRAKQKVFISTFASNVSRVQQIVNAAFETGRKLALLGRSMINVVSVASELGYLDVPEGLIIEAIDSDQFPPDEVVVLCTGSQGETMAALSRLAASKHPHVKIAPGDTVIIAAGAIPGNERNLAHVIDNLYVLGARVIYGSSGAAGMHVSGHGSQEELKLMLTLMKPDYLIPVHGEFRMLYQHRQLAESVGIERDHVFIVNNGDMIQYKDGVASPGPKIASGNSLVDGLIMGDVGNIVLRDRRQLSSDGMLVIVTTLSKTEKHMVTAPEIISRGFVFVKDSEEFMKEIHELVQNKMDELTGSGANQWNVIKRKLKDEIGHYIYAQTKRRPMILPIIIEV, from the coding sequence TTGAATCTCGCCCACAACAAATTGTATATCGCGGCACTTGGCGGCTTGAATGAAATAGGCAAGAACATGTATCTTATCCAATATAATCAGGACATCATTGTCATCGACTGTGGCTCCAAATTCCCGGATGAAACTCTGCCGGGCATTGACCTCATCATTCCGGATGTGACGTATCTGCTGGAAAATCAGGACAAGGTGAGGGCGCTTGTGGTTACTCATGGACATGAAGACCACATTGGCGGCATTCCTTATCTGTTAAAACAAATCAATATTCCGGTATATGCATCCAGACTGACACGAGGATTGATTGAACTGAAACTGAAAGAGCATGGTCTGCTGCGCAAAGCAGACTTGCATACGGTTGATTCCAAATCCAGCATAACGCTGGGTGGAGTTCAGGTTTCTTTTTTTGCAACTAGTCACAGCATACCGGATTGCCTTGGTATTTTCTTTCAGACACCTGGGGGAAATGTCGTCCATACCGGGGATTTCAAGTTTGATATGTCACCTGTAAATGGGCCGTATCCCGATCTGCACCGTATGGCCGAGATTGGCAAACAAGGTGTGCATGTGCTGTTGTCCGAGAGCACCAATGCAGAGAGACCCGGGTTCACCCCTTCCGAGCGTGTCGTAGGTGACCACATATTGGACGCGTTTATTCGTGCCAAACAAAAAGTGTTTATTTCAACCTTTGCATCCAACGTAAGCAGGGTGCAACAGATTGTAAATGCAGCATTCGAGACGGGACGCAAGCTGGCACTGCTGGGCAGAAGCATGATTAATGTAGTGTCGGTAGCCAGTGAATTGGGATACCTGGATGTACCTGAGGGGCTGATCATTGAGGCTATTGATTCGGACCAGTTTCCACCTGATGAGGTCGTTGTACTCTGTACGGGAAGTCAGGGGGAAACGATGGCTGCTTTATCCCGTTTGGCCGCCTCCAAACATCCTCATGTGAAGATCGCACCTGGAGATACCGTTATTATTGCAGCTGGCGCGATCCCGGGGAACGAACGCAATCTTGCGCATGTCATTGATAATCTGTATGTGCTCGGAGCTCGCGTCATTTACGGTTCAAGCGGTGCAGCAGGCATGCATGTATCAGGACACGGCAGCCAGGAAGAACTCAAATTGATGCTGACCCTGATGAAGCCTGATTATCTAATTCCAGTTCACGGTGAGTTCCGAATGCTGTATCAGCATAGACAATTGGCGGAGTCCGTGGGGATTGAACGGGATCATGTATTCATCGTGAACAATGGGGATATGATTCAGTACAAAGACGGCGTGGCTTCTCCTGGTCCCAAAATTGCTTCTGGCAACAGTCTGGTCGACGGTCTGATCATGGGCGATGTCGGGAATATCGTGCTGCGTGACCGACGGCAGCTGTCATCCGATGGAATGCTGGTGATTGTGACTACGTTGAGCAAAACGGAGAAACATATGGTAACAGCACCTGAGATTATTTCCAGAGGTTTTGTATTTGTGAAAGATTCCGAAGAATTCATGAAAGAGATTCATGAGCTGGTTCAGAACAAGATGGATGAGTTAACCGGAAGCGGAGCGAATCAGTGGAATGTGATCAAAAGAAAGCTGAAAGATGAGATCGGTCATTACATCTACGCCCAGACGAAGCGAAGACCGATGATCCTGCCCATTATTATTGAGGTTTGA
- a CDS encoding bifunctional 3-deoxy-7-phosphoheptulonate synthase/chorismate mutase, translated as MDQSMNLEQLRGRLSEINHNLLHLLSERAQITQEIGQIKEKQGVPKFDPVREKEMLEELTAANPGPFQDDAIKLLFKQIFQASLNLQVDEHKKQLLVSRKNQQEDTVVSIGNVKVGAGKPIMIAGPCSVESYEQVREVAAALKEAGITVMRGGAFKPRTSPYDFQGLGIEGLKILKEVADEFGLKTISEIVHPSHIELAGQYIDVIQIGARNMQNFELLKAAGDVQIPILLKRGLAATIDEFVHAAEYVVSRGNKQVMLIERGIRTYEKATRNTLDISAVPILKQETHLPVLVDVTHSTGRKDILAPCAKAALAAGADGVMVEVHPNPAVALSDSAQQLNIEQFHQFLSSVRQSGLLKDQ; from the coding sequence ATGGATCAAAGCATGAACTTGGAACAATTAAGAGGCCGATTGAGTGAGATTAATCATAACCTCCTGCACTTGTTGTCAGAACGGGCCCAAATTACACAGGAAATTGGTCAAATCAAGGAAAAACAGGGTGTTCCCAAGTTTGATCCGGTTCGCGAAAAAGAAATGCTGGAGGAACTGACTGCCGCCAATCCGGGGCCTTTCCAAGACGATGCCATCAAACTTTTGTTCAAACAGATTTTCCAGGCTTCCTTGAACCTCCAGGTCGACGAACACAAGAAACAACTGCTCGTTAGCCGCAAAAATCAGCAGGAAGATACTGTCGTGTCCATCGGAAACGTCAAGGTTGGAGCAGGCAAACCAATTATGATCGCCGGACCGTGCTCGGTTGAAAGTTATGAGCAGGTACGCGAGGTCGCAGCAGCGCTGAAAGAAGCTGGCATTACCGTGATGCGCGGAGGTGCATTTAAACCTCGTACTTCTCCATATGATTTCCAGGGACTTGGAATCGAAGGATTGAAAATACTGAAGGAAGTTGCCGACGAGTTCGGACTGAAGACAATTAGTGAGATCGTGCATCCAAGTCATATTGAACTGGCTGGCCAGTATATTGATGTCATCCAGATCGGTGCCCGTAACATGCAAAACTTTGAACTGCTCAAGGCTGCCGGGGATGTTCAGATTCCTATCCTGCTGAAACGTGGTTTGGCGGCAACCATTGATGAATTCGTTCATGCTGCGGAGTACGTTGTCTCCCGGGGGAACAAACAGGTTATGCTGATTGAACGCGGTATTCGCACCTATGAAAAAGCAACACGCAATACACTTGATATCTCTGCTGTGCCGATTCTGAAACAGGAAACCCATCTGCCTGTACTTGTGGACGTCACCCACTCTACCGGGCGTAAAGATATCCTTGCGCCATGTGCCAAGGCAGCTCTTGCTGCGGGTGCAGATGGTGTTATGGTTGAGGTTCATCCGAATCCGGCGGTAGCCCTCTCGGATAGCGCACAGCAATTAAACATTGAGCAGTTCCACCAGTTCCTCTCCTCTGTGAGACAATCTGGATTGCTGAAGGATCAATAG
- a CDS encoding LacI family DNA-binding transcriptional regulator, with protein sequence MNKTISDIAQLAGVAKSTVSRFLNGGSVSEDTREKIERIIKQHNYVPNTFAQSLKAKKTSIIGTVVPRLDSFATSQTLIGIDEELRNNQYQMLIANTSQDMQREIDAIYDFARQKVSGIILLAAEVTEAHLKAVEDIGIPVLLVGQQHEQLHSLVHNDDQAGYEMGKHVVEKGHRKIVYIGVTERDQAVGIHRKQGFKRAIDECGGCDVTYYETSFKMSEAIITAEAILKESKPTIIVGATDNIALGVMKIAFSNKIQIPQDLSVTGFGGYEITEMIHPTLTTVKYHYFEAGQVAAQHIIRLVKGEPVEQCTILDVEIIPRESVDKI encoded by the coding sequence ATGAATAAAACGATTTCGGATATCGCCCAATTGGCAGGCGTGGCGAAGAGCACAGTCTCTCGTTTCCTGAATGGTGGTTCTGTTAGTGAGGATACACGGGAGAAAATCGAACGTATTATTAAACAACACAATTACGTACCCAATACGTTTGCACAGAGTCTCAAAGCCAAAAAAACCAGTATTATTGGAACGGTTGTTCCTCGTCTGGATTCCTTTGCTACCTCTCAGACATTGATCGGCATCGATGAAGAATTAAGAAATAATCAGTATCAGATGCTGATCGCAAATACGAGTCAGGATATGCAGCGCGAGATCGACGCCATATATGACTTTGCCAGACAGAAGGTATCCGGCATTATTTTGCTTGCCGCAGAAGTGACCGAAGCACATCTCAAAGCCGTTGAAGACATCGGAATTCCGGTCCTATTGGTGGGGCAGCAGCATGAACAGCTGCACAGTCTAGTTCATAATGATGATCAAGCGGGCTATGAGATGGGGAAGCATGTTGTGGAAAAGGGCCATCGGAAGATCGTCTATATTGGGGTTACCGAGAGAGACCAAGCAGTTGGAATCCATCGCAAACAGGGGTTCAAGCGTGCGATCGACGAATGTGGCGGATGTGATGTGACGTATTATGAGACAAGTTTCAAAATGTCCGAAGCTATCATTACCGCAGAAGCGATTTTGAAAGAAAGTAAACCGACAATTATTGTGGGCGCAACAGATAACATCGCACTGGGTGTGATGAAGATTGCTTTCTCCAATAAGATACAAATCCCTCAGGATTTATCGGTTACTGGCTTTGGCGGTTATGAAATTACCGAGATGATTCATCCTACGCTAACGACAGTAAAATATCATTATTTTGAGGCAGGTCAAGTAGCGGCCCAGCACATAATTCGCCTGGTAAAAGGTGAGCCAGTGGAACAGTGCACGATCCTTGATGTGGAGATTATTCCACGAGAAAGCGTTGACAAGATATAA
- a CDS encoding glycoside hydrolase family 32 protein, with translation MKMTREQRYRRIEQAEPGEIGKLEALISACPWRQHYHIQPITGLLNDPNGFSYYQGYYHLFYQWFPLGTEHGMKYWYHTRSTDLVQWEEVGIGIRPGDTYDSHGAYSGSAIEKDGQLNLLYTGNTRDEDWIRHPYQCLAIMDESGSITKVHQPVISEVPSGYTEHFRDPKVWQQGDTYYCVIGAQRVDETGCTVLYRSSDLRNWTFLGEIHTGLPKFGYMWECPDYMEMQGQGVLIFSPQGIESQEDEYQNIFQSGYLIGEPLDLQTRHFEHGPFQELDRGFDFYAPQTMQAPDGRRILVGWMGLPDLEYPTDKNGWAHCLTIPRQLSLREGKLIQQPVSEMVKQRRDSEGTHRKFTLDHETRSFTDFTGMAYELECEIRDFDAEVVGIELRASAEEKTVLQYDRLAQKVTLDRSQSGATLADQNGNMRRCALNADVLKFHIFVDSSSVEIFVNDGEEVFTSRIFPSKESVEIRFFARGGKAGFQASKWDY, from the coding sequence ATGAAAATGACTAGAGAGCAACGCTACAGACGAATCGAGCAGGCAGAGCCTGGAGAAATAGGCAAACTGGAAGCTTTGATCTCTGCTTGTCCGTGGAGACAGCATTACCATATCCAGCCGATAACCGGACTGCTTAATGATCCTAACGGATTCTCCTATTACCAGGGATATTATCATTTGTTCTATCAGTGGTTCCCACTCGGGACCGAGCATGGAATGAAGTATTGGTACCATACCCGTTCAACGGATCTGGTGCAGTGGGAAGAAGTCGGAATTGGAATAAGGCCGGGCGACACATATGACTCACACGGGGCATATTCGGGCAGTGCTATTGAAAAAGATGGCCAACTCAACCTGCTATACACAGGCAATACAAGAGATGAAGACTGGATCAGGCATCCGTATCAGTGTCTGGCGATTATGGATGAAAGCGGTTCAATAACCAAAGTGCATCAACCTGTGATTTCAGAAGTGCCTTCTGGCTACACGGAGCATTTCAGAGACCCCAAGGTTTGGCAGCAGGGTGACACGTATTATTGTGTGATTGGAGCCCAGCGTGTAGATGAAACAGGATGCACGGTATTATATCGTTCGTCAGATCTCAGAAACTGGACATTTCTTGGAGAGATTCATACTGGGCTACCTAAGTTTGGCTACATGTGGGAGTGCCCCGATTATATGGAGATGCAGGGTCAAGGTGTGCTGATCTTTTCGCCACAAGGAATAGAGAGTCAGGAAGATGAGTATCAGAATATTTTTCAGTCGGGCTATCTGATTGGCGAACCACTGGATCTTCAGACAAGGCACTTCGAACATGGTCCATTTCAGGAGCTGGATCGTGGCTTTGACTTTTATGCCCCACAGACGATGCAGGCGCCGGATGGAAGACGAATTTTGGTGGGCTGGATGGGACTTCCCGATTTGGAGTATCCGACAGATAAGAATGGATGGGCACATTGCCTGACGATTCCGCGGCAGTTGTCACTCCGGGAGGGGAAGTTAATTCAACAGCCAGTTTCTGAAATGGTGAAGCAGCGCAGGGATTCTGAAGGGACTCATAGGAAATTCACACTGGATCATGAGACTCGATCTTTCACAGATTTTACTGGAATGGCTTATGAACTGGAATGTGAAATCCGTGATTTTGACGCAGAGGTCGTAGGCATTGAATTGCGGGCGAGTGCAGAAGAGAAGACCGTGTTGCAGTATGATCGGTTGGCACAAAAAGTAACCCTGGATCGCTCGCAGTCAGGCGCCACGCTCGCGGATCAGAACGGGAATATGCGGCGCTGCGCATTGAATGCTGACGTCCTTAAGTTTCATATCTTTGTGGATTCTTCTTCTGTTGAGATCTTTGTCAATGATGGAGAAGAGGTATTCACAAGCCGTATCTTCCCAAGCAAGGAAAGTGTGGAGATTCGCTTCTTTGCTCGTGGAGGTAAGGCAGGATTTCAGGCATCAAAATGGGATTATTAG
- a CDS encoding sucrose-specific PTS transporter subunit IIBC, which produces MSDNQQIAQDVIRAIGGKENIASFAHCATRLRIMVNDKDKIDQKQVENIDKVKGAFFNSGQYQIIFGTGTVNRIFEEVEKLGIEGSSKEDVKSQGKKEGNAFQRAIRTFGDVFVPIIPVLVATGLFMGLRGLLTQNEILSLVGATPEDISPNFLLFTQILTDTAFAFLPALVAWSAFRVFGGSPVLGIVLGLMLVNPALPNAYAVADGSAQPLHMFGFIPVVGYQGSVLPAFFVGLIGAKFEKVLRRRVPEALDLILTPFITLTVMITLGLFAIGPVFHSLEEWVLHGTTAVLGLPFGIAGIIIGFFHQIIVVTGVHHIFNFLEIQLLEKTGFNPFNAIITCAMAAQGAACLAVGLKTKNTKLKALALPSSFSAFLGITEPAIFGVNLRYMKPFIMGLVGGAVGGFIASLFHLQGTGMAVTVIPGTLLYLNSQLPLYILSNVVAMGIAFALTWFFGYKDQPIAEEIPSNAGEESKPEVLSPKSNSSASQAVNHRTKVDMLEIASPITGTAVALEQVPDPAFSEKHMGEGIAIEPSEGKVFAPFDGVIAHVMNKSKHAVILEHETGVQMLVHIGINTVGLKGEGFIAHVNSGDTVTAGQLLIEFDMKAIQAAGLPLITPVLIPNGNDSIEQVMTTMTGPVQANGEALIVVKFTEPQ; this is translated from the coding sequence ATGTCGGATAATCAGCAGATTGCCCAGGACGTTATTCGTGCCATCGGGGGCAAAGAAAATATCGCATCATTTGCACACTGTGCAACACGTCTTCGGATCATGGTGAATGATAAAGACAAGATCGATCAGAAGCAGGTCGAGAACATCGACAAAGTGAAAGGGGCTTTTTTCAACTCGGGCCAGTATCAGATCATTTTTGGAACCGGAACAGTGAATCGGATATTTGAAGAGGTCGAGAAGCTGGGCATCGAAGGGTCTTCCAAGGAAGACGTGAAGAGTCAGGGCAAAAAGGAAGGCAATGCTTTTCAACGGGCCATACGTACGTTCGGTGACGTATTTGTACCGATTATTCCTGTGCTGGTAGCAACGGGACTATTCATGGGTCTGCGAGGGCTGCTCACTCAAAACGAAATTTTATCGTTAGTTGGTGCAACACCGGAGGACATTTCGCCCAATTTCCTCTTATTTACTCAGATTCTGACGGATACGGCATTTGCATTTCTGCCTGCACTCGTAGCTTGGTCTGCATTCCGTGTGTTTGGCGGAAGTCCGGTTCTCGGCATCGTTTTGGGTCTGATGCTTGTGAATCCGGCGCTGCCGAATGCATACGCTGTTGCCGATGGATCAGCACAACCGCTACATATGTTCGGATTCATACCGGTGGTCGGGTATCAGGGTTCCGTGCTGCCTGCGTTCTTCGTCGGATTGATCGGAGCGAAGTTTGAGAAGGTTCTGAGAAGACGCGTACCAGAGGCGCTTGATTTAATTCTTACCCCTTTTATTACGCTGACGGTCATGATTACATTGGGACTCTTCGCAATTGGTCCGGTATTCCATTCTCTGGAGGAGTGGGTGCTGCATGGAACGACAGCCGTATTGGGATTGCCATTTGGTATTGCGGGTATTATTATTGGTTTCTTCCATCAAATTATTGTTGTTACCGGTGTACATCACATCTTTAACTTTCTGGAGATTCAATTGCTGGAAAAAACGGGCTTTAATCCGTTTAACGCGATTATTACCTGTGCTATGGCTGCACAAGGAGCGGCTTGTCTGGCAGTGGGGTTGAAGACCAAAAATACAAAGCTGAAAGCACTCGCACTGCCTTCGTCATTCTCTGCATTTCTGGGGATCACCGAACCTGCAATCTTCGGGGTTAACTTGCGTTACATGAAACCGTTCATCATGGGTCTTGTCGGAGGCGCTGTGGGTGGATTCATCGCATCCTTGTTCCATTTGCAAGGTACAGGTATGGCGGTGACGGTTATTCCAGGCACGTTGCTGTATTTGAACAGCCAATTGCCTTTGTACATTTTGTCCAACGTGGTGGCCATGGGAATTGCATTTGCACTTACCTGGTTCTTCGGATATAAGGATCAGCCGATTGCTGAGGAAATTCCGAGCAATGCAGGAGAAGAGAGCAAGCCGGAAGTTCTATCGCCAAAGTCAAACTCATCTGCCAGCCAGGCCGTTAACCATCGGACCAAGGTAGATATGCTGGAGATTGCATCACCGATCACAGGCACAGCGGTTGCTTTGGAGCAGGTTCCTGACCCTGCATTCTCGGAAAAGCATATGGGAGAAGGGATTGCTATCGAGCCTTCTGAGGGCAAAGTGTTTGCACCTTTTGACGGCGTCATTGCTCATGTGATGAATAAGAGCAAACATGCGGTAATCCTTGAACATGAAACAGGTGTTCAGATGCTTGTGCATATTGGAATTAATACCGTTGGATTGAAGGGGGAAGGTTTTATCGCACATGTGAATAGCGGAGATACCGTAACCGCAGGACAATTGTTGATTGAATTTGACATGAAAGCGATCCAGGCTGCCGGGCTGCCATTGATTACACCTGTGCTCATTCCGAATGGGAACGACAGCATTGAACAGGTGATGACAACGATGACAGGCCCTGTTCAGGCCAATGGGGAAGCACTAATTGTGGTGAAATTTACTGAACCGCAATAA
- a CDS encoding cellulase family glycosylhydrolase — MNKNRRSFLSLTIVTTMILSLFSSAIASAATDDSIQASAAAAPTNIQSYVTAMEPGWNLGNSLDAVGADETAWGNPLINQQLIQNIANQGYKSIRIPVTWQAHMGGAPNYTIDTAYMNRVQQVVNWALDANLYVMINIHHDSWQWISYMENDHANVLARYNSAWTQIANKFKNSSTKLMFESVNEPRFTEGGTTNTATAYALLDELNVSFHNIVRASGGNNATRPLVLPTMHTSSAQADLDALSQTIAKLNDPNIIATVHYYGFWPFSVNIAGYTKYNAEVQQDITATFDRVYNAFTAKGIPVIVGEYGLLGFDQHTGVIEQGEKLKFFEFIGQYLRQKQMTTMLWDNGQHFGRTTFTWSDPDLYNTMKASWTGRSSTAESDLVYLKKGAAIQDKTVKLNLNGNTFSSLANGSTTLVQGTDYTISGDVLTLKSSLLSRLTTSGNLGVNAKLTVKFNKGANWNLNIIKYDTPKLSNVTGTTSSFAIPTTFNGNQLATMEATYTSGGNAGPQNWTSFKEFSYTFSPNYSSNVIELKQNFFNETNNGEVILKFHFWSGDVITYKITKNGSSVVGISS, encoded by the coding sequence ATGAACAAAAATCGCAGATCGTTCCTCTCACTCACTATCGTAACGACAATGATCCTGTCCCTGTTCTCATCCGCCATCGCTTCTGCTGCTACAGATGACTCGATTCAGGCAAGTGCGGCCGCTGCCCCAACCAATATTCAGTCCTATGTTACTGCGATGGAGCCGGGCTGGAATCTGGGCAACTCCCTTGATGCTGTTGGCGCAGACGAAACGGCCTGGGGTAACCCGCTGATTAATCAGCAACTGATTCAAAATATCGCCAATCAAGGCTACAAGAGCATTCGTATTCCAGTGACCTGGCAAGCTCATATGGGTGGAGCACCCAACTATACTATTGATACCGCTTACATGAATCGTGTTCAACAGGTTGTAAACTGGGCGCTTGATGCCAATCTGTATGTCATGATCAATATCCATCACGATTCATGGCAGTGGATCAGCTATATGGAGAATGACCATGCCAATGTTCTTGCTCGTTACAACTCCGCCTGGACTCAAATTGCAAACAAATTCAAAAACTCATCCACTAAACTGATGTTCGAAAGTGTGAATGAACCACGCTTCACTGAAGGTGGCACAACGAATACCGCTACTGCTTACGCTTTGCTGGATGAGCTCAATGTATCTTTTCATAACATCGTGAGAGCATCCGGTGGAAACAATGCAACACGTCCATTGGTTCTGCCAACGATGCATACGTCTTCCGCTCAAGCAGATCTCGATGCTTTATCCCAGACGATTGCAAAATTAAATGATCCTAATATTATCGCTACGGTTCACTACTATGGATTCTGGCCATTCAGCGTAAATATCGCAGGTTACACCAAATATAATGCTGAAGTACAGCAGGATATTACCGCTACATTTGATCGGGTATACAATGCATTTACAGCCAAAGGCATTCCGGTTATCGTCGGTGAGTATGGCTTGCTCGGCTTTGATCAGCACACGGGCGTCATTGAGCAAGGCGAGAAATTGAAATTCTTTGAATTCATTGGCCAGTACCTGCGTCAGAAACAGATGACCACCATGTTATGGGATAATGGGCAGCATTTCGGTCGTACCACCTTTACCTGGTCTGACCCAGACCTGTATAACACGATGAAAGCAAGCTGGACAGGTCGTTCCTCCACAGCTGAATCCGATCTGGTTTATCTGAAAAAAGGGGCAGCCATTCAGGATAAAACCGTAAAACTGAATCTCAATGGCAATACATTTAGTTCACTTGCGAATGGCAGCACTACTCTTGTTCAAGGTACAGATTACACAATCAGCGGTGATGTGCTGACATTAAAATCCAGTCTGTTGTCCAGACTGACCACTTCAGGCAATCTTGGGGTTAATGCCAAGCTGACCGTCAAATTCAACAAAGGCGCAAACTGGAACCTGAATATCATCAAGTATGATACGCCTAAACTGAGCAATGTAACGGGCACAACGAGCTCGTTTGCGATTCCGACTACCTTTAATGGCAATCAACTGGCCACCATGGAAGCCACATATACAAGTGGCGGAAACGCAGGTCCACAAAACTGGACTTCGTTCAAAGAATTTTCCTACACTTTCAGTCCAAATTATAGCAGCAACGTCATTGAACTGAAACAAAACTTCTTCAACGAAACAAATAATGGCGAAGTCATTCTTAAGTTCCACTTCTGGAGCGGAGACGTCATTACGTACAAAATTACAAAGAATGGTTCGAGTGTTGTCGGAATCTCTTCCTGA